From Dietzia sp. ANT_WB102, a single genomic window includes:
- a CDS encoding AraC family transcriptional regulator: MQPLIRAASLRGFSGLVSELGGDPDAFLAEFGIDRAILESDDGLLSITDHDRMLDAAAAELRCPDLGLRLAERQDLTILGPVAHAIRSSVTATEALEYAGRFMFVHSPVLNIGIDRDPWGRRGVIALTYRKELAESPYSPQALELGLGLFYRVAVQLLGRATGLRSVEVPHGPLSPTIRYLDFFGADVKFDRPVAALCVERRSLDTSFATADEEIRLAALHHLTGEYSDPTRTVANQVRRAVRDSLPGPIPSVAEVAAQLLLHPRTLQRRLAVAGTTYGQVVDNLRRDRAYQFITTTDLSFIQIADLVGFTEQSTLSHAVRRWFGISPGELRLRGRR, translated from the coding sequence GTGCAGCCGCTGATCCGGGCCGCCAGCCTGCGCGGGTTCTCCGGTCTCGTGTCCGAACTCGGCGGGGATCCTGACGCGTTCCTGGCTGAGTTCGGCATCGACCGAGCAATCCTGGAGAGCGACGACGGACTGCTATCGATTACCGACCATGACCGGATGCTGGATGCCGCCGCAGCCGAGCTCCGATGCCCCGACCTCGGACTACGGCTGGCCGAGCGGCAGGACCTGACGATCCTCGGCCCCGTCGCCCACGCCATTCGCTCGTCAGTGACAGCCACAGAGGCCTTGGAGTATGCCGGGCGTTTCATGTTTGTCCACAGCCCTGTCCTGAACATCGGCATCGACCGTGATCCGTGGGGTCGACGCGGGGTGATCGCCCTGACCTACCGCAAGGAACTGGCCGAATCGCCGTACTCCCCGCAGGCGCTCGAGCTGGGGCTGGGCCTGTTCTATCGGGTGGCGGTGCAGCTTCTCGGCCGGGCGACGGGCCTGCGATCGGTGGAGGTTCCGCACGGGCCGTTATCCCCGACCATCCGCTACCTCGATTTCTTCGGTGCCGATGTGAAGTTCGATCGCCCGGTGGCCGCTCTATGCGTAGAGCGCCGGAGCCTGGACACCTCCTTCGCGACCGCCGACGAGGAGATCCGCCTGGCTGCCCTTCATCACCTGACGGGCGAATACTCGGACCCCACACGGACGGTGGCCAACCAGGTGCGCCGCGCCGTCCGCGATAGCCTTCCCGGCCCGATCCCCTCGGTCGCAGAGGTGGCCGCCCAGCTCCTGCTCCACCCGAGGACGCTCCAGCGCCGCCTCGCCGTCGCCGGCACTACGTACGGACAGGTGGTGGACAACCTACGACGGGATCGGGCGTACCAGTTCATCACCACCACCGACCTGTCGTTCATCCAAATCGCCGACCTGGTGGGTTTCACTGAACAGTCCACGCTCAGCCACGCGGTGAGGCGGTGGTTTGGCATCTCCCCCGGCGAGCTCCGGCTCCGCGGGAGACGCTAG
- a CDS encoding MDR family MFS transporter: MTSDAAVKPQASTASQPLPAATVQLIALLVAAAFVVILNETIMSVALPQLMVEFAVTAATAQWLTTAFMLTMAVVIPFTGWLLVRLPLRSVFVIAMSTFTSGTLLASLAVVFPMLVAGRVVQAVGTAIMIPLLMTTVLNVVPADRRGRTMGVISIVIAVAPAVGPTVGGLVLDVLSWRWMFWSVLPIGLLALVAGAVLIRNVTEPRPIPLDIFSGVLSAIGFAGLIFGLSSIGEAASDNALISPWIPVAIGVVALAVFVWRQLSLKDYALLDVRAFAFPTFTVSLALMLVSMMSLFGTLILLPLYMQQVVGTSTLNSGLALLPGGLIMGVLGWFVGRAFDRIGPRPLIIPGSILASAGLWGMYTFFSADSSLVTVVVWHIVLSVGLAFLFSPLMTSALGSLPPHLYSHGSALLNTLQQVAAAAGTALFITVMTLGIVSGAESGLGDVAAQMTGVHNALLLGAIISLITVAGVWFVRNSAQTEGPASALRTEESESAPSAESEETASA; this comes from the coding sequence GTGACGTCTGACGCCGCCGTTAAACCGCAGGCCAGCACAGCTTCCCAGCCCCTGCCGGCCGCCACCGTGCAGTTGATCGCGCTCCTCGTCGCGGCCGCGTTCGTGGTGATCCTCAACGAGACGATCATGTCCGTGGCGCTGCCCCAGTTGATGGTGGAGTTCGCCGTCACCGCAGCCACAGCGCAGTGGCTCACCACCGCCTTCATGCTCACGATGGCTGTCGTCATCCCGTTCACCGGCTGGCTGCTCGTTCGCCTGCCGCTGCGGTCCGTGTTCGTCATCGCGATGAGTACGTTCACCTCGGGCACCCTGCTGGCGTCGCTGGCCGTGGTGTTCCCCATGCTGGTTGCCGGTCGTGTCGTCCAGGCGGTCGGCACCGCCATCATGATACCGCTGCTCATGACCACCGTGCTCAACGTGGTGCCCGCCGACCGTCGCGGCCGCACCATGGGCGTCATCTCCATCGTGATCGCCGTCGCCCCCGCCGTCGGCCCCACCGTGGGCGGGCTGGTGCTGGACGTGCTGAGCTGGCGCTGGATGTTCTGGTCGGTGCTTCCTATCGGACTGCTGGCGCTGGTGGCCGGCGCCGTGCTCATCAGGAACGTCACCGAGCCCCGGCCCATCCCGCTCGACATCTTCTCCGGCGTCCTCTCGGCGATCGGCTTCGCAGGCCTCATCTTCGGCCTCAGCTCCATCGGCGAGGCCGCCAGCGACAACGCCCTCATCTCGCCCTGGATCCCCGTGGCGATCGGCGTGGTCGCACTGGCCGTGTTCGTCTGGCGCCAGCTCTCGCTCAAGGACTACGCACTGCTCGACGTGCGGGCGTTCGCGTTTCCGACCTTCACCGTGAGCCTGGCCCTCATGCTCGTCTCGATGATGTCGCTGTTCGGCACCCTCATCCTGCTGCCGCTCTACATGCAGCAGGTCGTGGGCACCAGCACCCTGAACTCCGGGCTGGCGCTGCTGCCCGGCGGCCTGATCATGGGCGTGCTCGGCTGGTTCGTGGGCCGCGCGTTCGACCGGATCGGCCCCCGGCCGCTCATCATCCCCGGCTCCATCCTCGCGTCCGCCGGCCTGTGGGGGATGTACACGTTCTTCTCCGCAGACAGCTCGCTGGTCACGGTCGTGGTCTGGCATATCGTGCTCAGCGTGGGCCTGGCGTTCCTGTTCTCGCCGCTCATGACCTCCGCGCTCGGCTCCCTGCCGCCGCACCTGTACTCGCACGGCTCGGCTCTGCTCAACACCCTGCAGCAGGTCGCCGCCGCCGCAGGCACGGCGCTGTTCATCACCGTCATGACGCTGGGCATCGTCTCCGGCGCCGAGTCTGGCCTCGGCGACGTCGCCGCGCAGATGACCGGCGTCCACAACGCACTGCTGCTGGGTGCGATCATCTCGCTCATCACCGTCGCCGGCGTGTGGTTCGTCCGCAATAGCGCGCAAACCGAGGGGCCCGCCTCGGCGCTGCGGACCGAAGAGTCCGAGTCCGCCCCGTCTGCCGAATCGGAGGAGACCGCCTCGGCGTAG
- a CDS encoding alpha/beta hydrolase, with the protein MTAQASGAALSGPIITHRSPSPESRALYWGARATLRNVYRAWPLTEAGIRRLAAVERGFARLPHSPDVRVDSGELGGVPVVTTAPAATDSRGGTAGVSDLAVLYLHGGAFVFCGPDTHRRVCSGLATDLGAPVHAARYRKLPEVDLGTVVEDAYSAYRALSDRLPDGHRIVVAGDSAGGFLSAKICELSALDGVRRPAAVVGYSPLVDLDGDVREGRWFRRDAYQPASTARRVQSLWAQQSEHLRGERSMLDVDPEFFPPTLITVAAGELIEAGALALTAQLHDAGRSVETHRWHSAVHAFPVLNSLTPESRQARAITVDFLRRELGR; encoded by the coding sequence ATGACCGCGCAGGCCTCCGGAGCCGCACTGTCTGGCCCGATCATCACGCACCGCTCGCCCAGTCCAGAGTCCCGCGCACTGTATTGGGGCGCGCGGGCCACGCTCCGGAACGTGTACCGGGCGTGGCCGCTGACCGAGGCTGGCATCCGGCGGCTCGCGGCAGTCGAGCGCGGTTTCGCCCGGCTGCCTCACTCCCCCGATGTGCGCGTTGATAGCGGGGAACTGGGAGGTGTCCCAGTGGTCACCACGGCACCGGCGGCCACAGATTCTCGGGGAGGCACAGCCGGCGTTTCCGACCTCGCAGTGCTCTACCTTCACGGCGGCGCGTTCGTGTTCTGCGGTCCCGACACTCACCGCCGCGTGTGCAGTGGACTCGCCACCGACCTGGGCGCACCGGTGCACGCTGCGCGGTATCGCAAATTGCCGGAGGTTGACCTGGGGACTGTGGTCGAGGACGCCTACTCCGCCTACCGGGCACTGTCCGATAGATTGCCGGACGGGCACCGGATCGTTGTTGCCGGAGACTCGGCCGGCGGGTTCCTGTCCGCGAAAATCTGCGAGCTCAGCGCACTGGACGGCGTCCGGAGGCCTGCTGCGGTGGTGGGCTATTCGCCGTTGGTCGACCTCGACGGCGACGTGCGCGAGGGCCGTTGGTTCCGCCGCGACGCCTACCAGCCGGCGAGCACGGCCCGCCGCGTGCAGTCGCTCTGGGCGCAGCAGTCCGAGCACCTGCGTGGCGAGAGATCGATGTTGGACGTCGATCCGGAGTTCTTCCCTCCCACGCTCATCACTGTGGCGGCTGGAGAGCTCATCGAGGCCGGGGCACTCGCGCTGACCGCACAGCTGCACGATGCGGGCCGCTCAGTGGAGACGCATCGCTGGCACTCGGCGGTCCACGCCTTCCCGGTCCTCAATTCGCTCACTCCGGAAAGCCGTCAGGCTCGCGCCATCACCGTCGACTTCCTACGCAGGGAGCTCGGTCGATAG
- a CDS encoding SDR family oxidoreductase, whose product MTTTKPAALVTGAGRGLGRGIAELLADRGYLVMVTDLDADTAAAAATEIGRGALWAVVDVREHAQVESARDELIAAAGSLDVWVNNAGVLHTGPAWEQPEDLRKLQLNVNALGTINGTVAAIDAMRGRGGHIINIASLAGLSAVSGEAVYAASKHAVLGFSSSTAADLRLAGVKNIAISCVCPDGIWTPMLYDKLEDPQAALSFSGVLLQPEDVVRAVGKVLDSPKAVTALPAWRGMIARLGAAFPRLGVAALPLLAAQGRRVQKKLHQSQELSRG is encoded by the coding sequence GTGACGACGACGAAGCCCGCCGCTCTCGTCACCGGAGCCGGTCGCGGGTTGGGCCGTGGGATCGCTGAGCTCCTGGCCGATCGCGGGTACCTCGTCATGGTCACCGACCTCGACGCCGACACCGCGGCTGCTGCTGCGACGGAAATCGGCAGGGGTGCGCTGTGGGCTGTGGTCGACGTGCGCGAACACGCACAGGTTGAGAGTGCTCGTGATGAGCTGATCGCCGCCGCCGGGTCGCTGGATGTCTGGGTGAACAACGCCGGGGTGCTGCACACGGGCCCGGCATGGGAGCAACCCGAGGACCTGCGCAAGCTGCAATTGAACGTGAATGCGCTGGGCACGATCAACGGCACGGTCGCCGCGATCGACGCCATGCGGGGTCGCGGTGGGCACATCATCAACATCGCCTCGCTGGCCGGACTATCGGCGGTGTCGGGCGAGGCCGTGTACGCAGCGTCCAAACACGCGGTGTTGGGGTTCAGCAGCAGCACCGCGGCGGACCTGCGGCTTGCCGGGGTGAAGAACATCGCCATCTCGTGCGTGTGCCCCGACGGCATCTGGACGCCGATGCTCTACGACAAGCTGGAGGATCCGCAGGCTGCATTGTCCTTTTCCGGCGTACTTCTCCAGCCTGAGGATGTCGTGAGAGCCGTAGGCAAGGTACTCGACTCACCCAAGGCCGTGACGGCGCTGCCTGCCTGGCGCGGGATGATCGCGCGGCTCGGGGCGGCGTTCCCGCGACTAGGGGTGGCCGCGCTGCCGCTGCTTGCCGCTCAGGGACGCCGGGTTCAGAAGAAGTTGCACCAGAGCCAGGAGTTGTCCCGAGGATGA